The following are encoded together in the Daphnia magna isolate NIES linkage group LG8, ASM2063170v1.1, whole genome shotgun sequence genome:
- the LOC116929648 gene encoding U-scoloptoxin(01)-Cw1a — protein sequence MNSLAVICGLALFAVVLATPFGERVRRQATIEETLGLPSNATAIRNNIVDTFSCDDKIYGYYADIDNECQLFHVCYPVELADGSKRTFKWSFICPEETIFNQESMTCTFPTDAIPCSEAASFYNLNQNFGVIPSTTAKA from the exons ATGAACTCACTAGCTGTCATCTGCG GTCTTGCTCTCTTCGCTGTCGTCTTGGCCACTCCGTTTGGAGAACGC GTGCGACGACAAGCGACGATCGAGGAAACACTGGGATTACCTAGCAACGCCACCGCCATCCGCAACAACATTGTCGATACTTtttcatgcgacgacaaaatCTACGGCTACTACGCTGATATCGACAACGAGTGCCAACTCTTCCACGTTTGCTACCCCGTCGAATTGGCTGATGGCTCCAAACGGACTTTCAAGTGGAGTTTCATCTGCCCCGAGGAAACCATTTTCAACCAG GAGAGTATGACTTGCACTTTCCCCACTGATGCCATTCCGTGCTCAGAGGCCGCGTCTTTCTACAACCTTAACCAGAATTTTGGTGTCATTCCTTCCACCACCGCCAAGGCTTGA
- the LOC116929639 gene encoding tubulin-specific chaperone C isoform X1 — MAQQQLAAFLSELNLSEQRVNDALMGENVNTSVASEALQNLTRFVSENAPSLPAYELRRAHSEITKFKTRILDVEEKTRRQGKFKFTRTSKEKPTVGKPPPGCTEEKVKNVRVAEGLLPTLSGMKGETIIMDSQESSNKDIWLDNLEKSTIIIKGIPSALHVTHLNHCKIVGGPVQTSVFLEDCFRSTFVIGCQQMRIHKTKECDFYLHIGSRIIIEDCHACRFAPYDRILNREYLGKEEEFNQAKLELAVNHWNSIDDFNWLSTEQSPNWSILPENERIQLQV; from the exons ATGGCACAGCAACAGTTAGCAGCATTTCTTAGTGAGTTAAACTTATCAGAACAAAGAGTAAATGATGCTTTAATGGGAGAAAATGTGAATACTAGTGTTGCAAGTGAAGCACTGCAAAACCTAACCCGATTTGTGTCAGAAAATGCCCCTAGTCTTCCAGCATATGAATTGAGAAGAGCTCAtagtgaaataacaaaatttaaaactaGAATCTTAGATGTTGAGGAAAAAACAAGGCGCCAAGGAAAATTCAAGTTTACCAGAACAAGTAAAGAGAAACCCACAGTCGGTAAGCCACCCCCAGGATGCACCgaagaaaaagttaaaaatgtCAGAGTTGCTGAAGGTCTACTTCCTACCCTTTCTGGTATGAAAGGTGAAACAATAATCATGGACTCACAGGAATCCTCCAATAAAGACATTTGGCTTGACAATTTGGAGAAAAGCACCATCATAATAAAAGGAATTCCTAGTGCActtcatgtgacacacttaAATCATTGTAAAATAGTTGGAGGGCCAGTGCAGACATCAGTCTTTTTGGAAGATTGTTTTCGTTCAACCTTTGTGATCGGTTGTCAACAAATGCGTATACATAAAACTAAAGAATGTGACTTTTATCTCCATATCGGCAGTCGCATTATAATCGAAGATTGTCATGCATGCCGTTTTGCTCCATACGACAG AATTCTAAATAGAGAGTATTTGGGAAAAGAAGAGGAGTTTAATCAGGCGAAATTGGAGCTGGCTGTAAACCACTGGAATAGTATCGATGACTTCAATTGGTTGTCAACTGAACAATCACCTAACTGGTCGATTTTaccagaaaatgaaagaatccAGTTGCAGGTTTAG
- the LOC116929645 gene encoding deubiquitinase OTUD6B — translation MAEQNSTNEIKEEKTEEGEEAILARHRKEKKDIQAKIQALKKTATKGDKKKKKDVAEEIAKLESEIEAKHAAELKKIQECSSETQKVSDQLEDISLDGKGEGKVTKAQRRRDKKLDQARERLQLIEEQDKANLLGIKHLETQKIKSLLAKRNLTFFEVPSDGNCMYAAIVHQINRGGVAQSVQQLRNLAADYMRSNMDDFLPFMDEAENEEQYMKYCEDVQRTSAWGSQLELRALSQVLRRPFEVVQAEGRPVVIGEEFMDSSCTPVLLTYHRHMYGLGEHYNSVQPRPAGDDEDNSQ, via the exons ATGGCTGAACAAAATTCCAccaatgaaataaaagaagaaaagacagAAGAAGGAGAGGAAGCAATATTGGCTCGGCAccggaaggaaaaaaaagatatccAAG CCAAAATTCAAGCTTTAAAGAAGACAGCCACAAAAggagacaagaaaaaaaagaaagatgtgGCTGAAGAGATTGCGAAACTAGAGAGTGAAATCGAAGCCAAACACGCTGcagaattaaagaaaattcag gaatGCTCTTCTGAAACTCAAAAAGTTTCTGATCAGCTGGAGGATATCAGTTTGGATGGGAAGGGTGAGGGAAAAGTGACAAAGGCTCAGCGAAGAAGAGACAAAAAGCTAGATCAAGCTAGAGAGAGACTGCAATTGATTGAAGAACAGGATAAGGCAAATCTTCTAGGAATTAAGCATttagaaacacaaaaaattaaaagccTCCTGGCTAAACGAAACCTTACCTTCTTTGAAGTACCTTCTGATGGGAACTG CATGTATGCTGCCATAGTGCATCAAATTAACCGTGGAGGTGTAGCCCAGTCTGTGCAACAGCTTCGTAACCTAGCGGCCGATTACATGCGTTCCAATATGGATGATTTCTTGCCGTTCATGGACGAGGCGGAGAACGAAGAACAATACATGAAATACTGCGAAGATGTTCAACGGACCTCTGCGTGGGGGAGCCAGCTGGAG TTGCGAGCTTTAAGTCAAGTTTTACGACGTCCCTTTGAAGTCGTGCAGGCCGAAGGTCGCCCTGTTGTCATAGGCGAAGAATTCATGGATTCATCATGCACTCCGGTACTTCTCACTTATCATCGCCACATGTACGGATTGGGAGAACATTACAACAGCGTCCAGCCCCGACCAGCTGGCGACGACGAGGACAACAGCCAATGA
- the LOC116929643 gene encoding alpha-1,3-mannosyl-glycoprotein 2-beta-N-acetylglucosaminyltransferase gives MKYKRLGLIVAFCFVSWLVLALVIFSDNLSKKIDVETRKGSLLKYIQELELQISQQEETYKLLVEKLKKLTPRPENVVPAMELKRILDYEPRTSSLAIRKDVLQEKSVILPVLVFSCNRPDIRRSLDGLLKYRPEAKKFPIIVSQDCAHGATAKVIRSYSDASQVTYIQQPDQSEPIVPPGEAKFKGYFKIARHYLFGLKQIFRTFNYTAVIIVEDDLDVAPDFFSYFASTYQLLKNDPTLWCVSAWNDNGKATLVDMQQGSQLLYRSDFFPGLGWMITKELWDELEPKWPKSYWDDWMRRPEQRKDRACIRPEISRTRTFGKIGVSNGMFFDKHLKYIKLNEMPVDFSTQNLSHMVQTAYDADYFRHVYSLPVVSASDVRTNTNLPFDGPLRITYHTKDTFKNAAKLLGLMDDFKSGVPRTGYHGIVSVFLNGRRVYLAPHSNWKGYDLTWS, from the exons ATGAAATACAAGCGGCTCGGGTTGATTGTGGCATTTTGCTTTGTTAGTTGGCTTGTCCTGGCTTTGGTTATTTTTAGTGATAATTTATCCAAAAAAATTGATGTTGAG ACAAGGAAGGGTTCTCTTCTAAAATACATTCAGGAACTGGAGCTGCAGATCAGCCAACAAGAAGAGACTTATAAATTACTTGTtgagaaattaaaaaaattgacacCAAGGCCTGAAA ATGTTGTCCCGGCCATGGAGCTTAAGCGCATTTTGGACTATGAGCCAAGAACTTCATCTTTAGCCATCAGAAAAGATGTATTGCAAGAAAAATCAGTCATACTTCCAGTGCTCGTATTTTCTTGTAATCGGCCGGACATTCGCCGTAGTTTAGATGGTTTACTTAAATATCGACCAGAAGCCAAGAAGTTCCCTATTATAGTCAGCCAAGATTGTGCTCACGGTGCTACTGCCAAGGTCATTCGTTCCTATAGTGATGCATCACAAGTGACCTACATCCAG CAACCTGACCAAAGTGAACCGATCGTTCCACCCGGAGAGGCGAAGTTCAAAGGCTACTTCAAAATTGCACGACATTACTTGTTTGGGTTGAAGCAGATTTTCCGCACGTTTAATTATACTGCCGTTATAATTGTCGAAG ATGATTTAGACGTAGCCCCTGATTTCTTTTCCTATTTCGCTTCGACCTATCagttgttgaaaaatgatCCTACGCTGTGGTGCGTCTCAGCTTGGAATGACAATGGAAAAGCCACTTTGGTGGACATGCAGCAGGGAAGCCAACTCTTGTATCGCAGCGACTTTTTCCCTGGATTAGGTTGGATGATTACGAAAGAGTTGTGGGACGAACTAGAACCGAAATGGCCAAAATC ATACTGGGATGATTGGATGAGAAGACCGGAGCAGAGGAAAGATCGAGCCTGCATCCGACCCGAAATATCTCGTACCAGAACGTTCGGGAAAATTGGTGTCAGCAA tggcATGTTTTTTGACAAACATCTCAAATACATAAAGCTCAATGAAATGCCCGTGGATTTTTCCACGCAAAATTTGAGTCATATGGTACAAACAGCTTATGATGCTGACTATTTCCGACACGTATACAGCCTTCCCGTGGTATCGGCTTCCGATGTTCGCACTAACACGAATTTGCCATTTGACGGTCCACTCAGAATCACGTACCACACCAAGGATACCTTTAAAAATGCAGCCAAACTCTTGGGTTTGATGGATGACTTTAAAAGCGGCGTACCCCGAACGGGCTATCACGGAATTGTATCCGTTTTCCTCAATGGTCGTCGCGTTTATCTGGCTCCTCATTCCAATTGGAAGGGATATGACCTTACCTGGAGTTGA
- the LOC116929641 gene encoding LOW QUALITY PROTEIN: tyrosine-protein phosphatase non-receptor type 23 (The sequence of the model RefSeq protein was modified relative to this genomic sequence to represent the inferred CDS: deleted 1 base in 1 codon), producing MEGVPKLYMLRTALKTSPERTDFSRKIKWQIREHFNEDPSSYANETRELETLRAAACHPPQDFTGCALLKKYYCQLNFLQNRFTFNEAGRDEIYFTWCDMYTGLAILHTDIKHEMACILFNIGALHMNLGAMDSRQTADGMKISCSHFQCAAWAFQQLNEKFPQQRETDLGYDLVKFFGTVCLAQAQECILDKSIIDGRKPGIVAKVAAQIVEYYKLAVKVLDQGDNHPDGNALVEVAGVKAYNTWKKYAEFKMAFHQCVALLYMGIHSEEMQKMGERLAYFQAAIDKLTEATKKAKKLENKSESVNDAISFVHDVVGGKLKAAEKENEFVYHEKVPDRASLPDIKGASLVKGTPFDVQDPEIAGQDIFHRLVPMEAHEASSLYSEEKAKLLRRVVGNVEEKDQELDLFLTSLQVDQLRVHLEPSGLPQELVDICAAFSVESKDVVQSLVDAMGELSSVYTDVESSLAEVQNLLSEEQENERIYHGQGKRPPSMILKELSLEAGRFAEAHAKAADSNNLLHKAINSHLGNLRMLSLPLSEIEVQLPNIRVLESSKDQAAIKELHRLLDKVEEMRKQRQMLYTQLREALKADDITKLATHQADLETLFTQELAKHQRLTSLIEQNLKAQEKILVALTEANARYADTRRSTADIQQRRTATVTALLSSAEAYPDLLAKCQKGLEFYRKMDTNVTKLLQRLRSVCRVQQEEREQQEAARERNRPGPVASNRTETQEPTDVQGGPKLKDFLHLMKKDRSGMDPAFQPTSSAPPPGSAGAEIAAPFSYPYVRPTPLGAEQSEHHPQSSAYMPDVNSYYYQNNSSQGGFPPSGPSYSSDFPTTERALSTNATQPSACSQANSAYYSSPSALQQQQQRSDPVSSTSQPQQPLHLAAAGQTYLGQQPNGVGGGHPPFGSNATHQMHRQNYPPSANYYGQISGVGLSTPYAASAPSTQQQSYPAVSQIGQQSIAMMSGSTATSPSSALQNYPTASYMSPSGAAPTFPLTMANQQHPSSAATGSFTPTDTSAAPHQQTYGAPTYLSQTSVGRDNLSDATPYSSTNVGISSTHQQQQQQQYPYYSGAPMYGYAPTTTTTNSGVYPYNYSYSTLNSNIDGSGGFQHGTTGTNNSALAQSAGHQGEGGFTASASGIGQYQHYPYYPNPVDPTNSYQYQLAGSYYQPNSYPPVANQMLQPAPMASVSTAPAVVAPPPVSIPVNPSAAGQVASNLELLTLLDLSVPMAPVGALLEPQPRKTQGPGANTQGTTTLTNSTSKSVMMAPAATSDQIKLTTSAAELLPHHEAPIVKAEIKLPSVSSVSHKDPLADAELASKLAVEVEKLDKLVGGLTRKSLNGPTSLDTRWKEVLDLQERESARHSISVARCYPMKNRFPDVLPYDHNRVELPTTKDDYINASLVPSLSPGAPSFIATQTPLPCSQQDFWTMIWQQSVEIVVCLLSDAEIPKPSPSTSAVYWPVEKGRDITSGPWTITLQSSNTRPYCHERILGLIKNGEAKQRVVVHLQFTAWPGSSFPASPAQFLQLTSEVLHFWQQQRSKAHPIVVHCLAGAGRTGLFCLLLTALSDLSSGNGLLDVVRVAASLCQHRRNMFRDREHLLFAYQALLYHAQDLLMKRGILSGTTSLQGSPIKKHHPSQDFIHSPTPTSTTNPTPVLEAAAEALKNENKGEEVSSQVIQEPTASSLPTAATDPPTPKKNPLGALAILDPANFTLDGGQTNRHRVTKESFKNASQLGSMADPSDPLSQLDPLWSLAK from the exons ATGGAAGGAGTTCCTAAACTGTATATGCTACGAACTGCTCTGAAGACATCACCGGAGAGAACGGATTTCAGTCGAAAAATCAAATGG CAAATTCGTGAACATTTTAACGAAGATCCCAGCAGCTATGCCAATGAAACAAGAGAACTGGAAACTCTTAGAGCGGCAGCCTGCCATCCACCCCAGGATTTTACTGGCTGTGCACTATTGAAGAAATATTACTGTCAACTAAATTTTCTGCAAAATCGTTTCACATTCAACGAAGCTGGGCGAGATGAAATCTATTTTACTTG gtgTGATATGTATACTGGATTGGCCATACTCCAC ACTGATATCAAACATGAAATGGCCTGTATCTTGTTCAATATTGGGGCTCTACACATGAATTTGGGTGCCATGGATAGCCGTCAAACAGCAGATGGAATGAAGATAAGCTGTTCTCATTTTCAGTGTGCTGCTTGGGCCTTCCAACAACTTAATGAAAAATTCCCTCAGCAAAGAGAAACAGATTTAGGGTATGATCTTGTCAAGTTTTTTGGCACGGTCTGTCTTGCCCAGGCACAGGAATGCATTCTTGATAAAAGCATCATTGACGGCCGCAAACCTGGAATAGTCGCTAAA GTGGCAGCGCAGATTGTCGAGTACTACAAGTTAGCTGTAAAGGTTCTGGATCAAGGAGATAACCATCCAGATGGTAATGCCCTTGTCGAAGTTGCCGGCGTTAAGGCATACAATACTTGGAAAAAGTACGCTGAATTTAAAATGGCGTTCCACCAGTGCGTGGCTCTGCTATACATGGGCATCCACAGTGAAGAGATGCAAAAGATGGGTGAAAGGCTAGCTTACTTCCAA gCGGCGATAGACAAGTTGACAGAAGCAACCAAAAAGGCCaaaaaactagaaaataaGTCGGAAAGCGTCAACGATGCTATTTCCTTTGTCCATGATGTAGTTGGTGGTAAACTCAAGGCAGCTGAGAAAGAGAACGAGTTCGTTTACCACGAAAAAGTCCCTGATCGAGCCTCATTACCCGACATCAAAGGTGCATCGCTCGTAAAAGGCACACCTTTTGATGTTCAAGATCCTGAAATTGCTGGACAGGATATTTTTCATAGATTGGTTCCAATGGAAGCACATGAAGCATCCTCGCTTTATAG TGAGGAAAAGGCGAAGTTATTGCGTCGAGTCGTTGGAAATGTCGAGGAAAAAGATCAAGAATTAGATCTATTTTTGACGTCCTTACAG GTTGATCAGCTACGGGTGCACTTGGAACCATCTGGTTTACCTCAGGAACTTGTTGATATTTGCGCTGCGTTCAGTGTCGAATCGAAGGATGTAGTTCAAAGTCTGGTTGATGCAATGGGTGAACTCTCCTCTGTTTACACTGATGTGGAGTCTTCACTGGCTGAAGTTCAAAATCTCCTGAGCGAGGAACAAGAGAATGAAAGAATTTATCATGGTCAAGGCAAAAGGCCGCCTTCTATGATTCTGAAAGAACTTTCGCTAGAAGCTGGACGCTTTGCCGAAGCCCACGCGAAAGCTGCTGATTCCAACAACCTTCTGCATAAAGCCATTAATTCGCATCTAGGAAATCTACGAATGCTAAGCCTACCATTGTCCGAAATTGAGGTTCAATTACCCAACATTCGAGTTTTGGAATCTAGCAAAGATCAAGCAGCTATCAAGGAGTTACATCGGCTTCTCGACAAAGTAGAAGAAATGCGCAAACAGCGCCAGATGCTTTACACCCAGCTACGAGAAGCCCTTAAAGCTGATGACATCACTAAACTGGCCACTCATCAAGCAGATCTAGAGACGCTGTTTACTCAGGAGCTAGCTAAACATCAACGGTTGACTTCGCTTATCGAGCAAAACCTCAAGGCCCAAGAAAAAATCCTCGTGGCTCTGACAGAAGCCAATGCCCGTTACGCTGACACACGTCGCTCTACAGCTGACATCCAGCAACGTCGAACTGCAACCGTAACTGCTCTCTTGTCTTCTGCCGAGGCATATCCCGATCTGTTGGCCAAATGCCAAAAAGGCCTCGAATTTTACCGGAAAATGGACACAAATGTTACCAAACTTTTACAGCGTTTGCGATCCGTCTGCCGTGTCCAGCAAGAAGAACGTGAACAACAAGAGGCTGCGCGTGAACGCAATCGCCCCGGTCCTGTAGCAAGCAATCGAACCGAAACTCAGGAGCCGACTGATGTCCAGGGTGGTCCCAAATTGAAAGATTTCCTCCATCTCATGAAAAAGGATCGATCCGGAATGGACCCAGCTTTTCAGCCGACGTCATCGGCTCCTCCACCAGGTTCTGCTGGAGCTGAAATCGCGGCACCGTTTAGCTACCCATACGTACGTCCGACTCCTCTTGGCGCCGAGCAGAGCGAACACCATCCACAGTCATCTGCCTACATGCCTGACGTAAATtcatactactatcaaaacaATTCTTCACAAGGTGGGTTTCCGCCTTCTGGACCGAGTTACAGTAGTGATTTCCCCACGACTGAGAGGGCCCTTTCAACTAATGCTACCCAACCAAGTGCTTGTAGTCAGGCTAATTCCGCTTACTATAGCTCTCCTTCTGctcttcaacaacaacaacaacgtaGCGATCCCGTTAGTTCAACAAGCCAGCCGCAACAACCACTTCATCTAGCAGCAGCGGGGCAAACGTATTTGGGGCAACAACCAAATGGAGTAGGAGGTGGTCATCCACCTTTTGGCTCGAATGCCACGCATCAAATGCATCGGCAGAATTATCCACCTTCTGCAAACTATTACGGCCAAATTTCTGGTGTCGGCCTTTCAACACCATACGCGGCTTCTGCCCCATCTACGCAACAACAGTCGTATCCGGCAGTGTCACAGATAGGACAGCAATCTATTGCGATGATGTCCGGATCGACTGCTACTTCCCCTTCTAGCGCCCTTCAGAACTATCCAACGGCGAGTTACATGTCTCCTAGCGGAGCCGCTCCGACGTTTCCATTGACTATGGCTAACCAACAACACCCGTCTTCTGCAGCAACGGGCTCTTTCACGCCGACCGACACGTCTGCTGCACCTCACCAACAAACGTATGGAGCACCGACCTATTTGAGCCAGACGTCCGTCGGAAGGGACAATTTGTCTGACGCTACGCCTTATTCAAGTACCAATGTGGGTATTTCTTCAactcatcaacaacaacaacaacaacagtacCCGTACTATTCAGGTGCCCCAATGTACGGTTATGCGccgacgacaacaacaacaaactcgGGGGTGTATCCGTATAATTATAGCTACAGTACTCTCAATTCCAACATAGATGGAAGTGGAGGCTTCCAGCATGGAACCACAGGTACCAATAATTCGGCTCTCGCTCAGTCAGCCGGTCATCAAGGTGAGGGGGGGTTTACCGCTTCGGCATCTGGAATCGGCCAGTACCAGCATTATCCCTATTATCCGAATCCTGTTGATCCAACCAATAGTTACCAGTATCAACTCGCTGGGTCATACTATCAACCCAATTCTTACCCTCCGGTCGCCAATCAAATGCTGCAGCCAGCGCCAATGGCGTCCGTTAGCACTGCACCGGCTGTTGTAGCTCCTCCACCAGTGTCCATTCCAGTGAATCCTAGTGCTGCTGGACAAGTGGCCAGCAACCTGGAACTTTTGACTCTTTTAGATCTTTCAGTCCCCATGGCTCCTGTTGGTGCCCTGCTAGAACCACAACCACGAAAAACTCAGGGTCCTGGCGCTAACACCCAAGGGACGACAACACTGACTAATTCCACCTCAAAGTCGGTCATGATGGCTCCCGCTGCCACGTCTGATCAGATCAAATTGACTACTTCTGCTGCTGAGTTGTTGCCACATCATGAAGCGCCAATCGTCAAGGCGGAAATAAAGTTGCCTTCTGTCTCAAGCGTTAGCCACAAGGATCCTTTGGCCGACGCAGAATTAGCGTCTAAATTAGCAGTCGAGGTCGAAAAATTGGACAAACTGGTGGGCGGTTTGACTCGCAAAAGTCTGAATGGACCCACCTCATTGGACACGCGCTGGAAGGAAGTGCTGGATTTGCAAGAGCGTGAATCAGCCCGTCACAGCATTTCGGTGGCGCGGTGTTATCCCATGAAGAACCGATTTCCAGATGTGCTTCCTTACGACCACAATCGCGTGGAGCTGCCTACAACAAAAGATGATTACATCAACGCCTCTTTGGTTCCGTCTTTATCACCTGGCGCTCCCTCTTTCATCGCCACTCAAACGCCACTGCCGTGTAGCCAGCAGGACTTTTGGACGATGATATGGCAACAATCGGTGGaaattgttgtttgtttgctgTCGGATGCCGAAATTCCTAAACCTAGCCCTTCTACCTCGGCTGTTTATTGGCCAGTTGAAAAGGGACGTGATATCACATCTGGCCCATGGACCATTACACTGCAAAGCAGTAACACCCGCCCGTATTGCCACGAACGTATCCTCGGCCTCATCAAAAAT GGAGAAGCGAAACAACGTGTCGTCGTACATTTGCAATTTACGGCCTGGCCTGGAAGTAGTTTTCCAGCATCTCCAGCCCAATTTCTTCAATTGACGAGTGAAGTACTTCATTTCTGGCAGCAACAACGAAGTAAGGCGCATCCGATCGTCGTCCATTGTTTGGCTGGTGCAGGACGTACAGGCCTTTTTTGTCTCCTCTTGACGGcgttgtctgatctttcttcaG GGAATGGACTGTTGGATGTGGTCCGAGTTGCTGCAAGTCTTTGCCAGCATCGAAGAAATATGTTCCGAGACCGCGAGCACTTGCTCTTTGCTTATCAAGCCCTACTCTATCACGCCCAGGATTTACTCATGAAAC GAGGAATTCTGTCTGGAACTACTTCGTTACAAGGATCTCCTATCAAGAAGCATCATCCATCTCAAGATTTTATTCACTCTCCGACCCCAACTTCCACAACAA ATCCAACACCTGTTTTGGAAGCAGCTGCGGAAGcgttaaaaaatgaaaataaaggCGAAGAAGTGTCATCGCAAGTAATCCAAGAGCCAACTGCCTCGTCGTTACCGACAGCCGCGACGGATCCTCCCACTCCCAAAAAGAATCCTTTAGGTGCATTGGCTATCCTTGATCCAGCCAACTTCACACTCGACGGCGGTCAAACAAATCGGCACCGGGTGACAAAAGAGAGTTTTAAAAATGCGTCACAGCTCGGCTCGATGGCTGATCCGTCTGATCCACTCAGCCAACTCGATCCTCTGTGGTCACTGGCCAAGTAA
- the LOC116929647 gene encoding proteasome subunit beta type-4: MYANPNSIINPSLWPNGPAPGCFFNFPGTSVTSTSSKSGIITRTQSPVTTGTSILGLVFDGGVMLAGDMLGSYGSMAKFRSIERIIKVNNSTVLGATGDIADFQHLKAIIEQKVIDEDCADDGFTLKPKALHTWLTRVLYNRRSKFDPLWNTFLVAGIEDGEPYLGCVDKIGTAFSDSKIATGYGAHIALPLMREGLEKKPQMTKEEARALLINCLRVLFYRDCRALNKHQIATITKEGVTIENNIELDTNWEVANFVIGYE; the protein is encoded by the exons ATGTACGCCAATCCAAACTCAATTATCAATCCTTCACTCTGGCCCAATGGTCCGGCACCAGGATGTTTTTTCAACTTTCCGGGAACGAGTGTTACTTCTACTTCATCCAAGAGTGGCATCATCACTCGAACTCA GTCACCAGTGACAACAGGCACATCCATCCTTGGACTGGTATTTGATGGAGGTGTCATGCTGGCTGGTGATATGCTTGGCTCTTACGGCAGCATGGCAAAGTTCCGGTCTATTGAGAGGATCATAAAGGTGAACAACTCAACAGTCCTAGGAGCTACAGGCGATATTGCTGATTTCCAGCATTTAAAAGCCATCATTGAACAAAAAGT GATTGATGAAGATTGTGCCGATGATGGTTTCACGTTGAAGCCAAAGGCATTGCACACATGGTTGACCAGAGTGCTATACAATAGACGATCAAAGTTTGATCCACTATGGAACACATTCCTGGTTGCAGGTATTGAGGATGGAGAGCCCTATTTAGGCTGTGTTGACAAGATTGGCACCGCCTTCAGCGATTCAAAGATTGCCACAGGTTATGGAGCTCATATTGCTCTACCGCTAATGCGCGAGGGCTTGGAAAAGAAACCTCAAATGACCAAAGAAGAAGCCCGTGCTCTACTTATCAACTGTCTTCGAGTCCTTTTTTACCGCGATTGTCGAGCTCTGAATAAG CATCAAATTGCCACTATTACTAAAGAAGGAGTGACTATCGAGAACAACATTGAGTTAGACACCAACTGGGAAGTAGCcaatttcgtcattggttacgagtaa
- the LOC116929639 gene encoding tubulin-specific chaperone C isoform X2, with protein sequence MAQQQLAAFLSELNLSEQRVNDALMGENVNTSVASEALQNLTRFVSENAPSLPAYELRRAHSEITKFKTRILDVEEKTRRQGKFKFTRTSKEKPTVGKPPPGCTEEKVKNVRVAEGLLPTLSGMKGETIIMDSQESSNKDIWLDNLEKSTIIIKGIPSALHVTHLNHCKIVGGPVQTSVFLEDCFRSTFVIGCQQMRIHKTKECDFYLHIGSRIIIEDCHACRFAPYDREYLGKEEEFNQAKLELAVNHWNSIDDFNWLSTEQSPNWSILPENERIQLQV encoded by the exons ATGGCACAGCAACAGTTAGCAGCATTTCTTAGTGAGTTAAACTTATCAGAACAAAGAGTAAATGATGCTTTAATGGGAGAAAATGTGAATACTAGTGTTGCAAGTGAAGCACTGCAAAACCTAACCCGATTTGTGTCAGAAAATGCCCCTAGTCTTCCAGCATATGAATTGAGAAGAGCTCAtagtgaaataacaaaatttaaaactaGAATCTTAGATGTTGAGGAAAAAACAAGGCGCCAAGGAAAATTCAAGTTTACCAGAACAAGTAAAGAGAAACCCACAGTCGGTAAGCCACCCCCAGGATGCACCgaagaaaaagttaaaaatgtCAGAGTTGCTGAAGGTCTACTTCCTACCCTTTCTGGTATGAAAGGTGAAACAATAATCATGGACTCACAGGAATCCTCCAATAAAGACATTTGGCTTGACAATTTGGAGAAAAGCACCATCATAATAAAAGGAATTCCTAGTGCActtcatgtgacacacttaAATCATTGTAAAATAGTTGGAGGGCCAGTGCAGACATCAGTCTTTTTGGAAGATTGTTTTCGTTCAACCTTTGTGATCGGTTGTCAACAAATGCGTATACATAAAACTAAAGAATGTGACTTTTATCTCCATATCGGCAGTCGCATTATAATCGAAGATTGTCATGCATGCCGTTTTGCTCCATACGACAG AGAGTATTTGGGAAAAGAAGAGGAGTTTAATCAGGCGAAATTGGAGCTGGCTGTAAACCACTGGAATAGTATCGATGACTTCAATTGGTTGTCAACTGAACAATCACCTAACTGGTCGATTTTaccagaaaatgaaagaatccAGTTGCAGGTTTAG